One genomic region from Osmerus eperlanus chromosome 6, fOsmEpe2.1, whole genome shotgun sequence encodes:
- the si:ch211-125o16.4 gene encoding neuroblast differentiation-associated protein AHNAK isoform X2 — protein sequence MNGESQKGSYYEGLVLEDSKAGGVVITGVTDQNITAKSGLKSGDEIVAATIHLDHLNKDDVLKILKIIEPYDENMKVLTKQNLKASVSLGSLNGDLEGLEGFGGMLTDSNSRGLKSQINVPSLNGESLSEAGRLKGSQFTMPTIGMAGPKIKGAPLDGTLRGPEVSASPPQLSTPEALLDFGTPQVKTGGTKYKAPKFKMPHFNLPQMKAKPPKGDVNLSTDVEVPAISGDLQTPKMDLSAPRMEIKAPGVDVNGPDVDLDTSIEAPSGKFKLPTLAKPKFGLSGPKVKAPQVNVDGDLSAPAVSVSAPELDLQGTDLDIEAPSGKFVWPHQKWGKPGLKVKAPDLETPGVDLSTPNIEGEITAPDVDIQGPNADIEAPSGKLKFPTMKKPKFKLPGHKIKAPDVDVNADVNPNLSLPDLKLGAELDSNDLDLSLPNANIKGPNADLNTPDVDIEAPSGKFKLFTLKKPKYRLSGPDVDADLSGPDLSLSTPNIDGEISAPNVDLNLPKAGLIGPDVDINTPDIDVNPPSGKFKWPTLKMPKLGKVKGPGIDLNGDVDAPKMEGDITAPDINVSLPDADIQPPGVDIDAPSGKFKFPKIHLPKFGTKVKSLDIDTDIKTPDIDVNGPELELNTPDFSAPKIEGNVNTPDLHVSVPNAKLNAPKVDLQSTEAEVPSGKLKFPKMKLPKFGSSGPRVKGLDIDADLKTPDLNVSVPDANVQLPYADVKGTNVDVNLSAPKVEGDLSGADVDISLPKADLKGPDVNLQAPDVDLEAPSGKFHMPKIKLPKFGLSGPKVKGPALDFSTDLKAPDVNVNLPTADVKGLNVDFKAPDLNLSTPTIDGNIAAPDLKVSLPTADLKAPDVALKTPQLNLSAPEIKGDVSGPNVDFSLPKADLKGPDVNLQAPDVDLEAPSGKFHMPKIKLPKFGLSGPKVKGPALDVSTDLKAPDVNVNLPTADVKGLDVDLKAPDLNLSAPTIDGNIAAPDLKVNLPTADLKAPDVALKTPQLNFSAPEIKGDVSGPNVDISLPKADLKGPDVNLQAPDVDLDAPSGKFQLPKIKLPKFGLSGPRVKGPALDVSTDLKAPDVNVNLPTADVKGLDVDLKVPDLNLSAPTIDGNIAAPDLKVNLPTADLKAPDVALKTPQLNLSAPDIKGDVSGPNVDISLPKADLKGPDVNLQAPDVDLDAPSGKFQLPQIKLPKFGLSGPRVKGPALDFSTDLKAPDVNVIFPTADVKGLDVDLKVPDLNLSAPTIDGNIAAPDLKVNLPTADLKAPDVALKTPQLNLSAPDIKGDVSGPNVDISLPKADLKGPDVNLQAPDVDLDAPSGKFQLPKIKLPKFGLSGPRVKGPALDVSTDLKAPDVNVIFPTADVKGLDFDLKAPDLNLSAPTIDGNIAAPDLKVNLSTAEVKGENNTSPSGEANLQNLYSPDPPKSTSKWLTRWSLDEKEESSASETEGSISEDETENDLSNIEVEVPKFKFHRLPTHSTENLTESIGVLNLDTISPKIKGYFRPDAGATLPKVCVSTNQGKKGTSPSGPIDIMERLRLSKAKTATVNVSQPEVKSDLNLAGDVTAPSLAVGSTTDTVKMAKSEFGINVNSPENSSEGNDSMSRSLSNMLGLNIN from the exons ATG AACGGTGAAAGTCAAAAAGGAAGTTACTACGAAGGCCTAGTCCTTGAGGACTCTAAGGCAGGAGGAGTGGTCATCACAGGAGTCACTGACCAAAACATTACAGCTAAGAGTGGTCTCAAATCAG GAGATGAGATTGTTGCTGCCACTATACACTTGGACCACCTCAATAAGGATGACGTATTAAAGATCCTCAAGATCATTGAGCCTTATGACGAGAACATGAAAGTTCTGACAAAGCAGAACTTGAAAGCCAGTGTCAGCCTTGGTTCATTGAATGGTGATCTTGAAGGTCTTGAAGGTTTTGGGGGT ATGCTCACGGATAGCAACAGCAGAGGTTTGAAGAGTCAAATCAATGTTCCTAGCTTAAATGGAGAATCACTAAGTGAAGCAGGGCGCCTGAAAGGATCCCAGTTTACAATGCCCACAATTGGAATGGCTGGACCTAAGATTAAAGGAGCACCTCTGGATGGTACTCTGAGAGGCCCGGAGGTCAGTGCCTCTCCTCCACAGCTTAGCACTCCAGAAGCCCTACTTGACTTTGGGACACCTCAGGTAAAGACAGGTGGAACGAAATACAAGGCTCCAAAGTTCAAGATGCCCCACTTCAATCTGCCTCAAATGAAAGCAAAGCCACCAAAGGGAGACGTGAATTTATCTACAGATGTTGAGGTCCCTGCTATTAGCGGAGACCTCCAGACACCTAAAATGGACCTTTCAGCTCCTAGAATGGAAATCAAAGCCCCTGGAGTAGATGTAAATGGGCCAGATGTGGATCTGGATACCTCTATAGAGGCACCCTCAGGTAAATTTAAGTTGCCAACTTTGGCAAAACCCAAATTTGGATTATCTGGACCAAAAGTAAAGGCGCCACAGGTGAATGTAGATGGTGATCTGTCTGCACCTGCCGTTAGTGTTTCAGCCCCTGAGCTAGATTTACAAGGCACAGATTTAGACATTGAGGCTCCTTCGGGTAAATTTGTTTGGCCTCATCAAAAGTGGGGCAAACCTGGGTTAAAAGTTAAGGCACCTGATCTTGAGACACCAGGCGTGGATCTCTCCACCCCAAACATTGAAGGTGAGATTACGGCACCAGATGTTGACATCCAAGGTCCCAATGCTGACATTGAAGCTCCCTCTGGGAAACTAAAATTCCCAACAATGAAAAAGCCCAAGTTCAAGCTCCCAGGCCATAAGATTAAAGCCCCAGATGTTGATGTTAATGCAGATGTTAACCCCAACCTCAGTCTCCCTGACCTGAAACTTGGTGCAGAACTAGACTCTAATGATTTGGACCTCAGTTTGCCAAATGCAAATATAAAAGGCCCCAATGCAGATCTGAACACTCCTGATGTGGACATTGAGGCTCCATCTGGAAAGTTCAAGTTGTTCACACTAAAAAAGCCAAAATACAGACTGTCTGGACCAGATGTCGATGCTGATCTGTCTGGCCCTGATTTGAGTCTGTCCACCCCAAATATTGATGGAGAAATCAGTGCTCCAAATGTTGATTTGAACTTACCAAAAGCTGGCCTGATAGGCCCTGATGTAGACATCAACACCCCAGATATTGATGTTAACCCCCCTTCTGGGAAATTCAAATGGCCCACCCTGAAGATGCCCAAACTGGGTAAAGTGAAAGGACCAGGCATTGATCTTAATGGTGATGTGGATGCACCTAAAATGGAGGGAGACATCACTGCTCCAGATATAAATGTCAGTTTGCCTGATGCTGATATCCAACCCCCAGGTGTTGATATTGATGCTCCCTCTGGAAAATTCAAGTTTCCTAAAATCCATCTACCAAAATTCGGAACAAAAGTCAAAAGTCTAGACATTGATACCGATATTAAGACTCCAGATATAGATGTTAATGGACCTGAACTTGAATTGAACACACCAGACTTCTCTGCACCAAAGATTGAAGGCAATGTCAATACTCCAGACCTACATGTCAGTGTACCAAATGCTAAACTGAATGCTCCTAAAGTTGACCTTCAAAGCACAGAGGCTGAAGTTCCATCAGGGAAATTAAAGTTTCCTAAAATGAAACTACCAAAGTTTGGCTCATCAGGACCAAGAGTGAAAGGACTGGACATTGATGCTGACCTAAAGACcccagatttgaatgtctctGTTCCTGATGCCAATGTACAACTGCCGTATGCAGATGTTAAAGGGACTAATGTAGATGTAAATCTTTCTGCTCCCAAAGTTGAAGGAGACTTGTCTGGAGCTGATGTAGACATTAGTTTGCCCAAAGCAGACCTCAAAGGACCTGATGTAAATCTTCAAGCCCCAGATGTTGACCTTGAGGCACCCTCAGGCAAATTCCACATGCCAAAAATCAAACTGCCAAAATTCGGTCTTTCTGGACCAAAGGTGAAAGGTCCAGCTCTGGACTTCAGCACTGATTTGAAGGCTCCAGATGTTAATGTGAATTTACCAACAGCAGATGTCAAAGGTCTTAATGTTGATTTTAAGGCCCCAGACCTCAATCTCTCAACTCCAACAATTGACGGAAACATTGCTGCTCCAGATCTCAAAGTGAGTTTGCCAACAGCTGACCTCAAAGCCCCTGATGTTGCACTGAAGACTCCACAACTCAACCTTTCTGCCCCAGAAATCAAAGGAGATGTCTCTGGGCCTAATGttgattttagtttgcccaAAGCAGACCTCAAAGGACCTGATGTTAATCTTCAAGCCCCAGATGTTGACCTTGAGGCACCCTCAGGCAAATTCCACATGCCAAAAATCAAACTGCCAAAATTCGGTCTTTCTGGACCAAAGGTGAAAGGTCCAGCTCTGGACGTCAGCACTGATTTGAAGGCTCCAGATGTTAATGTGAATTTACCAACAGCAGACGTCAAAGGACTTGATGTTGATCTTAAGGCCCCAGATCTAAATCTCTCAGCTCCAACAATTGACGGAAACATTGCTGCTCCAGATCTCAAAGTGAATTTGCCAACAGCTGACCTCAAAGCCCCTGATGTTGCACTGAAGACTCCACAACTCAACTTTTCTGCCCCAGAAATCAAAGGAGACGTCTCTGGGCCTAATGTAGACATTAGTTTGCCCAAAGCAGACCTCAAAGGACCTGATGTAAATCTTCAAGCCCCAGATGTTGACCTTGATGCACCCTCAGGCAAATTCCAATTGCCCAAAATTAAACTGCCAAAATTCGGTCTATCTGGACCACGGGTGAAAGGTCCAGCTCTTGACGTCAGCACTGATCTGAAGGCTCCAGATGTTAATGTGAATTTACCAACAGCAGACGTCAaaggccttgatgttgatcttaAGGTCCCAGACCTCAATCTCTCAGCTCCAACAATTGACGGAAACATTGCTGCTCCAGATCTCAAAGTGAATTTGCCAACAGCTGACCTCAAAGCCCCTGATGTTGCACTGAAGACTCCACAACTCAATCTTTCTGCCCCAGATATCAAAGGAGATGTCTCTGGGCCTAATGTAGATATTAGTTTGCCCAAAGCAGACCTCAAAGGACCTGATGTAAATCTTCAAGCCCCAGATGTTGACCTTGATGCACCCTCAGGCAAATTCCAATTGCCCCAAATTAAACTGCCAAAATTCGGTCTATCTGGACCAAGGGTGAAAGGTCCAGCTCTGGACTTCAGCACTGATCTGAAGGCTCCAGATGTTAATGTGATTTTTCCAACAGCAGACGTCAaaggccttgatgttgatcttaAGGTCCCAGACCTCAATCTCTCAGCTCCAACAATTGACGGAAACATTGCTGCTCCAGATCTCAAAGTGAATTTGCCAACAGCTGACCTCAAAGCCCCTGATGTTGCACTGAAGACTCCACAACTCAATCTTTCTGCCCCAGATATCAAAGGAGATGTCTCTGGGCCTAATGTAGATATTAGTTTGCCCAAAGCAGACCTCAAAGGACCTGATGTAAATCTTCAAGCCCCAGATGTTGACCTTGATGCACCCTCAGGCAAATTCCAATTGCCCAAAATTAAACTGCCAAAATTCGGTCTTTCTGGACCAAGGGTGAAAGGTCCAGCTCTTGACGTCAGCACTGATCTGAAGGCTCCAGATGTTAATGTGATTTTTCCAACAGCAGACGTCAAAGGCCTTGATTTTGATCTTAAGGCCCCAGAC CTCAATCTCTCAGCTCCAACAATTGACGGAAACATTGCTGCTCCAGATCTCAAAGTGAATTTGTCTACAGCAGAAGTAAAGGGAGAGAATAATACATCTCCAAGTGGTGAAGCCAATCTTCAAAACTTATATTCACCAGATCCACCAAAAAGTACATCCAAATGGTTAACTAGGTGGAGTTTAGACGAAAAAGAGGAGTCGTCTGCCTCAGAAACTGAAGGAAGTATTAGTGAGGATGAAACTGAAAACGATTTATCTAACATTGAGGTGGAAGTTCCCAAGTTTAAATTCCACAGACTACCAACACACAGCACTGAAAACCTTACAGAATCTATCGGAGTCTTAAATTTGGACACAATAAGTCCAAAAATTAAAGGTTACTTTAGACCAGATGCTGGCGCCACTTTGCCAAAAGTGTGTGTATCGACAAATCAGGGAAAGAAGGGCACTTCACCCTCCGGTCCTATTGACATAATGGAGCGACTTCGATTGTCTAAGGCAAAAACTGCTACAGTTAATGTTTCACAGCCTGAAGTGAAAAGTGATCTTAATCTGGCAGGGGATGTCACCGCTCCTAGCCTTGCTGTAGGCTCCACTACAGATacagtcaaaatggcaaaatctGAGTTTGGAATCAATGTGAATTCTCCTGAAAACTCATCAGAGGGTAACGATAGCATGTCAAGAAGCCTCTCAAACATGCTTGGCCTAAACATTAATTAA
- the si:ch211-125o16.4 gene encoding neuroblast differentiation-associated protein AHNAK isoform X1 has product MNGESQKGSYYEGLVLEDSKAGGVVITGVTDQNITAKSGLKSGDEIVAATIHLDHLNKDDVLKILKIIEPYDENMKVLTKQNLKASVSLGSLNGDLEGLEGFGGMLTDSNSRGLKSQINVPSLNGESLSEAGRLKGSQFTMPTIGMAGPKIKGAPLDGTLRGPEVSASPPQLSTPEALLDFGTPQVKTGGTKYKAPKFKMPHFNLPQMKAKPPKGDVNLSTDVEVPAISGDLQTPKMDLSAPRMEIKAPGVDVNGPDVDLDTSIEAPSGKFKLPTLAKPKFGLSGPKVKAPQVNVDGDLSAPAVSVSAPELDLQGTDLDIEAPSGKFVWPHQKWGKPGLKVKAPDLETPGVDLSTPNIEGEITAPDVDIQGPNADIEAPSGKLKFPTMKKPKFKLPGHKIKAPDVDVNADVNPNLSLPDLKLGAELDSNDLDLSLPNANIKGPNADLNTPDVDIEAPSGKFKLFTLKKPKYRLSGPDVDADLSGPDLSLSTPNIDGEISAPNVDLNLPKAGLIGPDVDINTPDIDVNPPSGKFKWPTLKMPKLGKVKGPGIDLNGDVDAPKMEGDITAPDINVSLPDADIQPPGVDIDAPSGKFKFPKIHLPKFGTKVKSLDIDTDIKTPDIDVNGPELELNTPDFSAPKIEGNVNTPDLHVSVPNAKLNAPKVDLQSTEAEVPSGKLKFPKMKLPKFGSSGPRVKGLDIDADLKTPDLNVSVPDANVQLPYADVKGTNVDVNLSAPKVEGDLSGADVDISLPKADLKGPDVNLQAPDVDLEAPSGKFHMPKIKLPKFGLSGPKVKGPALDFSTDLKAPDVNVNLPTADVKGLNVDFKAPDLNLSTPTIDGNIAAPDLKVSLPTADLKAPDVALKTPQLNLSAPEIKGDVSGPNVDFSLPKADLKGPDVNLQAPDVDLEAPSGKFHMPKIKLPKFGLSGPKVKGPALDVSTDLKAPDVNVNLPTADVKGLDVDLKAPDLNLSAPTIDGNIAAPDLKVNLPTADLKAPDVALKTPQLNFSAPEIKGDVSGPNVDISLPKADLKGPDVNLQAPDVDLDAPSGKFQLPKIKLPKFGLSGPRVKGPALDVSTDLKAPDVNVNLPTADVKGLDVDLKVPDLNLSAPTIDGNIAAPDLKVNLPTADLKAPDVALKTPQLNLSAPDIKGDVSGPNVDISLPKADLKGPDVNLQAPDVDLDAPSGKFQLPQIKLPKFGLSGPRVKGPALDFSTDLKAPDVNVIFPTADVKGLDVDLKVPDLNLSAPTIDGNIAAPDLKVNLPTADLKAPDVALKTPQLNLSAPDIKGDVSGPNVDISLPKADLKGPDVNLQAPDVDLDAPSGKFQLPKIKLPKFGLSGPRVKGPALDVSTDLKAPDVNVIFPTADVKGLDFDLKAPDLNLSAPTIDGNIAAPDRKLSLPTADLKSPDVALKTPQLNLSAPEIKGDVSGPSVDFSLPKADLKGPDLQAPDLNLSAPTIDGNIAAPDLKVNLSTAEVKGENNTSPSGEANLQNLYSPDPPKSTSKWLTRWSLDEKEESSASETEGSISEDETENDLSNIEVEVPKFKFHRLPTHSTENLTESIGVLNLDTISPKIKGYFRPDAGATLPKVCVSTNQGKKGTSPSGPIDIMERLRLSKAKTATVNVSQPEVKSDLNLAGDVTAPSLAVGSTTDTVKMAKSEFGINVNSPENSSEGNDSMSRSLSNMLGLNIN; this is encoded by the exons ATG AACGGTGAAAGTCAAAAAGGAAGTTACTACGAAGGCCTAGTCCTTGAGGACTCTAAGGCAGGAGGAGTGGTCATCACAGGAGTCACTGACCAAAACATTACAGCTAAGAGTGGTCTCAAATCAG GAGATGAGATTGTTGCTGCCACTATACACTTGGACCACCTCAATAAGGATGACGTATTAAAGATCCTCAAGATCATTGAGCCTTATGACGAGAACATGAAAGTTCTGACAAAGCAGAACTTGAAAGCCAGTGTCAGCCTTGGTTCATTGAATGGTGATCTTGAAGGTCTTGAAGGTTTTGGGGGT ATGCTCACGGATAGCAACAGCAGAGGTTTGAAGAGTCAAATCAATGTTCCTAGCTTAAATGGAGAATCACTAAGTGAAGCAGGGCGCCTGAAAGGATCCCAGTTTACAATGCCCACAATTGGAATGGCTGGACCTAAGATTAAAGGAGCACCTCTGGATGGTACTCTGAGAGGCCCGGAGGTCAGTGCCTCTCCTCCACAGCTTAGCACTCCAGAAGCCCTACTTGACTTTGGGACACCTCAGGTAAAGACAGGTGGAACGAAATACAAGGCTCCAAAGTTCAAGATGCCCCACTTCAATCTGCCTCAAATGAAAGCAAAGCCACCAAAGGGAGACGTGAATTTATCTACAGATGTTGAGGTCCCTGCTATTAGCGGAGACCTCCAGACACCTAAAATGGACCTTTCAGCTCCTAGAATGGAAATCAAAGCCCCTGGAGTAGATGTAAATGGGCCAGATGTGGATCTGGATACCTCTATAGAGGCACCCTCAGGTAAATTTAAGTTGCCAACTTTGGCAAAACCCAAATTTGGATTATCTGGACCAAAAGTAAAGGCGCCACAGGTGAATGTAGATGGTGATCTGTCTGCACCTGCCGTTAGTGTTTCAGCCCCTGAGCTAGATTTACAAGGCACAGATTTAGACATTGAGGCTCCTTCGGGTAAATTTGTTTGGCCTCATCAAAAGTGGGGCAAACCTGGGTTAAAAGTTAAGGCACCTGATCTTGAGACACCAGGCGTGGATCTCTCCACCCCAAACATTGAAGGTGAGATTACGGCACCAGATGTTGACATCCAAGGTCCCAATGCTGACATTGAAGCTCCCTCTGGGAAACTAAAATTCCCAACAATGAAAAAGCCCAAGTTCAAGCTCCCAGGCCATAAGATTAAAGCCCCAGATGTTGATGTTAATGCAGATGTTAACCCCAACCTCAGTCTCCCTGACCTGAAACTTGGTGCAGAACTAGACTCTAATGATTTGGACCTCAGTTTGCCAAATGCAAATATAAAAGGCCCCAATGCAGATCTGAACACTCCTGATGTGGACATTGAGGCTCCATCTGGAAAGTTCAAGTTGTTCACACTAAAAAAGCCAAAATACAGACTGTCTGGACCAGATGTCGATGCTGATCTGTCTGGCCCTGATTTGAGTCTGTCCACCCCAAATATTGATGGAGAAATCAGTGCTCCAAATGTTGATTTGAACTTACCAAAAGCTGGCCTGATAGGCCCTGATGTAGACATCAACACCCCAGATATTGATGTTAACCCCCCTTCTGGGAAATTCAAATGGCCCACCCTGAAGATGCCCAAACTGGGTAAAGTGAAAGGACCAGGCATTGATCTTAATGGTGATGTGGATGCACCTAAAATGGAGGGAGACATCACTGCTCCAGATATAAATGTCAGTTTGCCTGATGCTGATATCCAACCCCCAGGTGTTGATATTGATGCTCCCTCTGGAAAATTCAAGTTTCCTAAAATCCATCTACCAAAATTCGGAACAAAAGTCAAAAGTCTAGACATTGATACCGATATTAAGACTCCAGATATAGATGTTAATGGACCTGAACTTGAATTGAACACACCAGACTTCTCTGCACCAAAGATTGAAGGCAATGTCAATACTCCAGACCTACATGTCAGTGTACCAAATGCTAAACTGAATGCTCCTAAAGTTGACCTTCAAAGCACAGAGGCTGAAGTTCCATCAGGGAAATTAAAGTTTCCTAAAATGAAACTACCAAAGTTTGGCTCATCAGGACCAAGAGTGAAAGGACTGGACATTGATGCTGACCTAAAGACcccagatttgaatgtctctGTTCCTGATGCCAATGTACAACTGCCGTATGCAGATGTTAAAGGGACTAATGTAGATGTAAATCTTTCTGCTCCCAAAGTTGAAGGAGACTTGTCTGGAGCTGATGTAGACATTAGTTTGCCCAAAGCAGACCTCAAAGGACCTGATGTAAATCTTCAAGCCCCAGATGTTGACCTTGAGGCACCCTCAGGCAAATTCCACATGCCAAAAATCAAACTGCCAAAATTCGGTCTTTCTGGACCAAAGGTGAAAGGTCCAGCTCTGGACTTCAGCACTGATTTGAAGGCTCCAGATGTTAATGTGAATTTACCAACAGCAGATGTCAAAGGTCTTAATGTTGATTTTAAGGCCCCAGACCTCAATCTCTCAACTCCAACAATTGACGGAAACATTGCTGCTCCAGATCTCAAAGTGAGTTTGCCAACAGCTGACCTCAAAGCCCCTGATGTTGCACTGAAGACTCCACAACTCAACCTTTCTGCCCCAGAAATCAAAGGAGATGTCTCTGGGCCTAATGttgattttagtttgcccaAAGCAGACCTCAAAGGACCTGATGTTAATCTTCAAGCCCCAGATGTTGACCTTGAGGCACCCTCAGGCAAATTCCACATGCCAAAAATCAAACTGCCAAAATTCGGTCTTTCTGGACCAAAGGTGAAAGGTCCAGCTCTGGACGTCAGCACTGATTTGAAGGCTCCAGATGTTAATGTGAATTTACCAACAGCAGACGTCAAAGGACTTGATGTTGATCTTAAGGCCCCAGATCTAAATCTCTCAGCTCCAACAATTGACGGAAACATTGCTGCTCCAGATCTCAAAGTGAATTTGCCAACAGCTGACCTCAAAGCCCCTGATGTTGCACTGAAGACTCCACAACTCAACTTTTCTGCCCCAGAAATCAAAGGAGACGTCTCTGGGCCTAATGTAGACATTAGTTTGCCCAAAGCAGACCTCAAAGGACCTGATGTAAATCTTCAAGCCCCAGATGTTGACCTTGATGCACCCTCAGGCAAATTCCAATTGCCCAAAATTAAACTGCCAAAATTCGGTCTATCTGGACCACGGGTGAAAGGTCCAGCTCTTGACGTCAGCACTGATCTGAAGGCTCCAGATGTTAATGTGAATTTACCAACAGCAGACGTCAaaggccttgatgttgatcttaAGGTCCCAGACCTCAATCTCTCAGCTCCAACAATTGACGGAAACATTGCTGCTCCAGATCTCAAAGTGAATTTGCCAACAGCTGACCTCAAAGCCCCTGATGTTGCACTGAAGACTCCACAACTCAATCTTTCTGCCCCAGATATCAAAGGAGATGTCTCTGGGCCTAATGTAGATATTAGTTTGCCCAAAGCAGACCTCAAAGGACCTGATGTAAATCTTCAAGCCCCAGATGTTGACCTTGATGCACCCTCAGGCAAATTCCAATTGCCCCAAATTAAACTGCCAAAATTCGGTCTATCTGGACCAAGGGTGAAAGGTCCAGCTCTGGACTTCAGCACTGATCTGAAGGCTCCAGATGTTAATGTGATTTTTCCAACAGCAGACGTCAaaggccttgatgttgatcttaAGGTCCCAGACCTCAATCTCTCAGCTCCAACAATTGACGGAAACATTGCTGCTCCAGATCTCAAAGTGAATTTGCCAACAGCTGACCTCAAAGCCCCTGATGTTGCACTGAAGACTCCACAACTCAATCTTTCTGCCCCAGATATCAAAGGAGATGTCTCTGGGCCTAATGTAGATATTAGTTTGCCCAAAGCAGACCTCAAAGGACCTGATGTAAATCTTCAAGCCCCAGATGTTGACCTTGATGCACCCTCAGGCAAATTCCAATTGCCCAAAATTAAACTGCCAAAATTCGGTCTTTCTGGACCAAGGGTGAAAGGTCCAGCTCTTGACGTCAGCACTGATCTGAAGGCTCCAGATGTTAATGTGATTTTTCCAACAGCAGACGTCAAAGGCCTTGATTTTGATCTTAAGGCCCCAGACCTCAATCTCTCAGCTCCAACAATTGACGGAAACATTGCTGCTCCAGATCGCAAATTGAGTTTGCCAACAGCTGACCTCAAATCCCCTGATGTTGCACTGAAGACTCCACAACTCAACCTTTCTGCCCCAGAAATCAAAGGAGATGTCTCTGGGCCTAGTGTAGATTTTAGTTTGCCCAAAGCAGATCTCAAAGGACCTGATCTTCAAGCCCCAGACCTCAATCTCTCAGCTCCAACAATTGACGGAAACATTGCTGCTCCAGATCTCAAAGTGAATTTGTCTACAGCAGAAGTAAAGGGAGAGAATAATACATCTCCAAGTGGTGAAGCCAATCTTCAAAACTTATATTCACCAGATCCACCAAAAAGTACATCCAAATGGTTAACTAGGTGGAGTTTAGACGAAAAAGAGGAGTCGTCTGCCTCAGAAACTGAAGGAAGTATTAGTGAGGATGAAACTGAAAACGATTTATCTAACATTGAGGTGGAAGTTCCCAAGTTTAAATTCCACAGACTACCAACACACAGCACTGAAAACCTTACAGAATCTATCGGAGTCTTAAATTTGGACACAATAAGTCCAAAAATTAAAGGTTACTTTAGACCAGATGCTGGCGCCACTTTGCCAAAAGTGTGTGTATCGACAAATCAGGGAAAGAAGGGCACTTCACCCTCCGGTCCTATTGACATAATGGAGCGACTTCGATTGTCTAAGGCAAAAACTGCTACAGTTAATGTTTCACAGCCTGAAGTGAAAAGTGATCTTAATCTGGCAGGGGATGTCACCGCTCCTAGCCTTGCTGTAGGCTCCACTACAGATacagtcaaaatggcaaaatctGAGTTTGGAATCAATGTGAATTCTCCTGAAAACTCATCAGAGGGTAACGATAGCATGTCAAGAAGCCTCTCAAACATGCTTGGCCTAAACATTAATTAA